The Patescibacteria group bacterium genomic interval CAGCTAGCAGGGGAGAGTTTAGGTAAAAAAGAAGAAGGGATGCTCCCAACTGTTTCAGTTGGCTCGAATGATCTGCACTCAGTTGGACAGTTTTACTTAGCGGGTCCTAAAAACCGTGTGACAACATTTGTTCGAAGCAATGATTCAGCTGATGTGATAGTCCCCGAAAACACAAGTTTGACTCAAATCATGAGCGCGATCGCTGAAGGAACAAAGCGGGTTTACACAAAAAAAGAACTGCCATTTATGGAAATTGTACTTGATAGTGTTTCAGAAGAATCGCTGGGTGCATTTATGCAGTTTAAGATGAGAGAGGTGTTATATTTAGCATCACTGCGTGGTATAAATGCATTTAACCAACCTTCGGTTGAATTGTATAAGGAAGAGACAAGAAAATTGTTAAAATAAGTCTATGTATATTTTATTTGACATCGGAGGAACAAAGATGAGAATCGCTGGTTCAAAGGATCTCAATAATTTTAGTGAACCGATAGTTGTAGATACTCCGAAGAATGCCGAGGACGGAATTCAAACACTCAAACGAATAATCGGTGATATCGCAAAAGGAGAACCAGTAACCGCACTTGCCGGAGGTGTCCCTGGGTCACTTAATCGTGAGAAAAGCAAACTTACTCATTCACCACATTTGGGTACGTGGATAGACTTGGATATCAAAGGAGAACTTGAAAAAACTTTTGACAGTACAGTTTATTTAGAAAACGATTCGGCTCTTGTTGGTTTAGGAGAAGCAGTTGCCGGTGCTGGAAAAGGATACTCAATAGTAGCGTACATAACAGTGAGCACAGGCGTTGGCGGTGCGCGCATAGTAAACGGCAAAATAGACAATAATGTGTTTGGATTTGAGCCGGGGCATCAAATAATAGACATGTATGGAACAGTATGTCCCTCCTGCTCTGAAGGAGAGCATCAAGACGGGGGAGGGCATCTTGAGGGGTATGTATCAGGCACTTCGGTTGAACGGTGCTTTTCCAAACGAGCGTATGAAATCACAGACAATGCAGTATGGGACGAGCTTGCAAAGTGGCTTGCGTATGGACTCAATAATACAATAGTGCACTGGTCTCCGAATGTAGTTGTGCTCGGAGGCTCTATGATTGTAAAAGAAGTTGGAATAAAGGTTGCTAACGTCTCCCAACATTTACACAACATTTTAAAGATTGTCCCGGAAATTCCTGAATTAAAACAAGCTACGCTTGAAGACTTTGGAGGACTCCATGGAGCGCTCGCACTATTAAAACAGCACAAAAGCACAAATAAAGAAGTGGCATAAGGACAAACAAACATTAGTGCTCATCGCAGGTTTTACGAGCACCGTACTGACGCTTATTAATGTATTTATAAATCCTCAAAACTTCCACTTGAATAAAAGAGTAAGATATGGCTTATAATAAGCTCATTTTCATTATTTAGAAAAGTAAGAATAATGCGAAAAGTGAGAGAATTGACAAAATCTATCGATTTGTTATACTGATGTGGATTCGGTTTGCGCCGAGTTTTTTATTTTGAAAGTATAAA includes:
- a CDS encoding ROK family protein, giving the protein MYILFDIGGTKMRIAGSKDLNNFSEPIVVDTPKNAEDGIQTLKRIIGDIAKGEPVTALAGGVPGSLNREKSKLTHSPHLGTWIDLDIKGELEKTFDSTVYLENDSALVGLGEAVAGAGKGYSIVAYITVSTGVGGARIVNGKIDNNVFGFEPGHQIIDMYGTVCPSCSEGEHQDGGGHLEGYVSGTSVERCFSKRAYEITDNAVWDELAKWLAYGLNNTIVHWSPNVVVLGGSMIVKEVGIKVANVSQHLHNILKIVPEIPELKQATLEDFGGLHGALALLKQHKSTNKEVA